acccattgaaaagtggattagaattggccattgtataacatactcaaattttacttaaaggtcaaccacctctttaaaggggattCATAGCAAAGCCTATTTTGGCACCACATTTCTTTTATAAATGGGACTGGGGGCGGTTAATGGGCGAGCGAGGATGTGGAAGGGGTAAGAAAGCTCCACAGAAGGGAAGACATCATTTTTCAGGCCTAGTTTCCGGGAGAGAACATTGTCTGCGCCAGATAAATATCTGAGGTAAAAATGCTCAGTCGATGGAAAGCTCAGCAGTGCTGGATCACGTGAGTAACGCCTTCCTTGTAGTCACGTGCCTACCAAAAGGTTCCTACGGAAAGAGCGCTAAACCTAAAATAATTTTCACACAGTGCAAACATTTGCCGTCACAGGAGAGGCCCCTGATATCATTCCCTCCATTCCGCGCGATTCTTATATTTCCATTGTCCCTGGATAGTGACTTGCCCATAGCAAACATGGCGTCTGCAGTTGTAATCGTCACGGCGTTCCGCCAATCAGAAGGCTGTTTGTCAGTGCGAGTCAGCTGACTGTGCGTAGACAGGAGGTATTAACCCGGCTGAGAGAGAGAAGAAGGAGAGCTGTTCGGTGTCGGACATGGTGTCGCTGCTGTGCTGTGGGCCCAAACTGGCCGCCTGTGGGATTGTGCTGAGCGTGTGGGGAGTCATCATGTTGGTAACTATCAGCGCCATTGCCTGACCTTTACTAAATTATAATCATTATCTTCTATGTGGGACTCACTCACTGCTCTTACATGTCtcctgggggctgctgggaattgtagtttaataGGAATGtaaagggctgcaggttggaacCTCCCGATTTAAAGCTACTGTATCTCCTCTCTGTTATCCCTTTATACTCTGTGTATTGTGTTTTATTGTTCCTTATTCACAGTAATGTCTcctgtaccccccactgtaatcACATGTCTCCCCATCCCCCACTCACCcatagattttatatataatcCCCTCATTTCATCATCTCAcactttttccttcccctttTCCAAGGCTCCTGCAGCTTCCTCTGTGTCGtgtgacatttatttatttatttattaaagggaaaatcaaccctttattttccataaattcaTCCTGTCATGTATCATTCCTTGTATacactgcttagtgatgtcatatgaCTCGTAGGCTATTCATAGAaactctcagtgacttctaatatccttatcatttacagtagggggtacattatcccttataatacatgagtgatactcagagttccctgtataactcagcctgcagccttgtgcctttatatggtcacagaacaacccctcagtgacttctaatatccttatcatttacagtagggggtacattatcccttataatacatgagtgatactcagagttccctgtataactcagcctgcagccttgtgcctttatatggtcacagaacaacccctcagtgacttctaatatccttatcatttacagtagggggtacattatcccttataatacatgagtgatactcagagttccctgtataactcagcctgcagccttgtgcctttatatggtaacagaacccctcagtgacttctaatatccttattatttacagtagggggtacattatcccttataatacatgagtgatactcagagttccctgtataactcagcctgcagccttggtcctttatatggtcacagaacaacccctcagtgacttctaatatccttatcatttacagtagggggtacattatcccttataatacatgagtgatactcagagttccctgtataactcagcctgcagccttgtgcctttatatggtcacagaacaacccctcagtgacttctaatatccttatcatttacagtagggggtacattatcccttataatacatgagtgatactcagagttccctgtataactcagcctgcagccttggtcctttatatggtcacaaaacaacccctcagtgacttctaatatccttatcatttacagtagggggtacattatcccttataatacatgagtgatactcagagttccctgtataactcagcctgcagccttgtgcctttatatggtaacagaacccctcagtgacttctaatatccttattatttacagtagggggtacattatcccttataatacatgagtgatactcagagttccctgtataactcagcctgcagccttggtcctttatatggtcacagaacaacccctcagtgacttctaatatccttatcatttacagtagggggtacattatcccttataatacatgagtgatactcagagttccctgtataactcagcctgcagccttggtcctttatatggtcacaaaacaacccctcagtgacttctaatatccttatcatttacagtagggggtaccccAGATATAAATGGTACAAAGTTAATATATGGAACAATTCAGTAGCTGGTATATAAGGAGTGGGTGTGTTTGTGTAGGGgacagtgtgtttgtgtgattGCTGGGCAAACACAGGACAGTGTTGTGTATACAGAGAGTGTTTATATACAAACACAGAGCCACAATCAGGCTATAGTCGCTTCTGTCTGGCTGGGGTTAGTGGGGATGTGAGAGTTCAGTATTTGCAGTAAACACATGAAACTCAAGCTGTATCTGTCTGTCCTCTATTAAGTCTGTAGCAGCAGTTGATACTCAGGAGCATGGTCAGTTGAAGAAAGATCCAGATTCTGTGGGTACAGAGCCTTTAGGAAACTGCCTGGTTTCTACCCATTTAGCTGCCTCTTGTTATGAttcctgcctctctctctctctctctctctctctctctctctctatataatacacaaaagctatgaatatcttctataaataaataataaatgatatccttataaacggtgcttaatgatgtcatcagttataaacggtgaggatatcgaagttccatgacctggataaaaacactcggcctttggcctcgtacttttatatggtcatgaaactcctcggtaacttataatatccttataatttacaagagggggtattttattatataatgcacaaaagccatgaatatcttgtaaattatatataaacggtgcgttctgatgtcatcagttataaacggtgagttctgatgtcatttctgtcacatgactcacagaaacttgtgtattataataaataaagtacccccagttgcaaaatatgaggatattagaagttacctcggagttccatgacctgtataaaaacacggccttcggcctcgtacttttatatggtcatgaaactcctcggtgacttataatatccttatattttataagagggtactttattcactatataaacggtgcttagtgatgtcatcagttatgatcgtagtgtaaaatatatagtgaataaagtacccccttttgtaaaatataaggatattataagtcaccgaggagtttcatgaccatataaaagtatgaggccgaaggccgagtgtttttatacaggtcatggaactccgaggtaacttctaatatcctcatattttacaactggaggtactttatttattataatacacaagtttcaaggattcagtttgggatttggcctttttaagtaggatttggattcggccgaattgaatctgaatcctaatttgcatttgtatatgcaaattaggggcagggagggaaagcacgtgactttttgtcacaaaacaaataagtaaaaaatgttttccccttcccacccctgatttgcataggtggattcggttcagtattcggccgaatctttcgcaaaggattcggccgaatcggtgcatccctagatgtcATGGCttataattgcaaaaaaattaggatattagaagttgttTAGGAGagcttcggcctcgtgtttttatatggtcccaaaactcctccgtaacttataatatccttatattttataatagggggtactttattcactatatagatgTTTATTGCAATGGTTTTTATGCGGCAGGTCCTGCTGGGGGTGTTCTTTAACGTCCATTCGGCGGTTCTGATCGAGGACGTGCCCTTCACTGAAGCAGATATGTTTGAAGAGTAAGTATTGGGCCAAACCATAtttcttttttgtaacttatattttattgcacTTATAGTTATAACAATATGGGCCAAACCATATTCTTCCTTCCCCTCCGTCCCTATATCCTGTGACGTCAGTCTCATTCTCTCCGCAGCCCCAACCCTCCGGCCAAGATGTACCGCCTGTATGAGCAGGTCTCCTATAACTGCTTCATCGCAGCCGCCATCTACATTGTCCTGGGGGGCTTCTCCTTCTGTCAAGTGAGACTGAATAAGAGGAAAGAATACATGGTGCGctgacctgccccccccccccccgttcaaCTAGAAGGTGGTCTGACCCACACTGAAACCAACCCTCCCACTTCTTCTCTATGTTTCAATCAAGCCACCGCCCACAgacccacttaaaggggttgttcacctttaaatgaacttctagTACGatgaagagagggatattctgagacaatttctaattggttttcattttttattatttgtgtttttttgacttatttagctttttttcagcactaCTCTAAATTGCATTTCAGCCAttgcttgctagggtccatgttaccctagcaaccttgcattgatttgaataagagactggaatatgaatagaaagacaagtaactaaaagaagaaataattacatttgtagGCAACAgagcgtttttgttttttttttttagatggggtcagtgacccctgtttgaaagctggaaagaggaaaaaggcaaataattaaaaaaactataacaaataaataatgaagaccaattgaaaagctgcttataattggtcatactataacataccaaaagaaaacttaaaggtgaacctcccctttaatggcAACTTGTTTCTGCCTGGAGCAATGTATAGGCAGCATTCAGTAATGTAAATGcatgactacaactcccagcctccACTATTCTACAAGGATGAGTGTAGTTCTTCAGCAGCAAGAACTGGAATGAGGATCCTGGAGCAGGGAGCCTCTTGGGACTGTATCTGCTTGAGGAAGGTCAGTCCAGTTGTTCCTGATTGGCCGGTCTCTCACTAATCCTATTTTTGCCATGAAATGACCCACTGGGACCAACCCCATCCCCTTGAGGTCCTattgtgtgtttgtatttatgtGACTGTGCAATAAAGTGACTGTTCTGTGACCAACCCTTGTCCTGTGATTATCGCCTGTAACTTGAGGTTCAGGTCAGTGGCCCGAGGTACAAGGTAAGTGCCCACAGCATTGCTAAGTGGCCTCTACAAGGAACTTACATGAGACCTGCAGCTCTTGTACTCCTGCTAGCTCCCAGCATCTATAGGTTATATATCATATCATGTTTTTCACatgacagtcctgattttgacacctcagcccgcagtcccggattgttactgattgtttctttgatctcctgcactgaacagccagaaaaagatacaaagtttctaaagcttaattggcttttggcagagagcccagaatacatggcaggtgcacttagatacttttgtaccaatttaaaataagcaaagaaacaattgcaaccatttaagataagcaaatctcttggggaaactgtgacttgcatctcaaaggaaaactgtacccccaaaatgaatatttaagcaacagtctATATCAAattaagaggcatattaaagaatcttatcaaactggaatatatatttaagtaaatattgcccttttacatctcttgccttgagccaccattttgtgatggtctgtgtgctgcctcagagatcacctgaccagaaatactgcagctctaactgtaacaggaagagatcacctgaccagaaatactgcagctctaactgtaacaggaagagatcacctgaccagaaatactgcagctctaactgtaacaggaagagatcacctgaccagaaatactgcagctctaactgtaacaggaagaagtgtgaaggcaaaagacacaactgtctgttaattggctcatgtgacctaacatgtatggtttgtttgtgtgcacagtgaatcctacgatcccagggggcggcccttactttttaaaatggcagttttctatttatgattacccagtggcacatactactaaaaatcaataggtgaataggctgttttcgTTCGAATACGAATAGAAGTAACCGcttattcgattcaaagtttttttctaaaaaaaaactttgatttttcaaagtccaccaaatgattccaaataggttctaggaggtcccccataggctaaaacagcaattcggcaggttttagatggcgaatggttgaagttaaagttttaaagagataggacatgattaattttgatattcgaattttcaattttttttcaagttcgaatcaaatttgaactattccctagtcaaagtacacaaaaaatgagctcgaaattcaaatttttttaattcgaattttcacttcgacttttgataaatctctCAATGTCTGAAGGAATAATGGTTTGGGTTTCGGCCCTGGTTCCAGTGAAAGCAAAACGTCAACATAGTGATATTCTTCttagacaatttccaattggtcataaatttcttttgaaatttttttgtggtttttaaatgattgtgCTCTCCAGTgtggcatttcagcagctatttggttgctagggtccagtttaccttaGTAACCAGGCAGAGAGACTGGAAGATGTGTAGGAGAGGGATCAGAGAGAAAGGGTAATAGCCCTAAGGAACTAACCTAAATATTAAGTCACTGTTTATCCAAGGATCATGCCAGGGCTGTAAGCCAGTGCAGTGCTACAGGAAACACAGTTTATTATAACAGGTTTATTAATATCATACCCTGGGTACACTCTGCCAATCAGATAAGCCGAATAGACCCACTAACCAATAGGATATAGTCATCGCCAGTTCAACCACTAGGGCCGTCAGCTCTTCCAATACCATGAAAAGGGCGGGAAGGAAAACACGATTGATTAAACCTGCAGCCAATAGGGAAATCCGTCCCAATTGTAAAGGCGGTGCCAAAGCTTTTCTTGTTCGTGTAGGGACGCCAGGCATCGCGAACCAATACCAGAGAAGAAGCGTTACACATACAGCCAATAGGAAGCCGCGGAGACGCTCCCGCCCAGAAAGAACAAGTAGTTGCTTCACCGTGACAATAACAGCAGCGTCCGTGACTGCCGGTCACCTCGGGAATATCGAGTTTTCTCTCCCTGCAGCCATGACGTCAGCGTCCACTAAGGTACCCGGGCACTCGGCTCCTGATTGGCGGGGCTGGGGCATGTGACCTGTTTGTGGCCTacggcatgctgggaaatgtagttgaaaaatatctatttttacaCCTAATTGAGATATGTAAATTAGCAGTGCTAATCAAACCCCTTAAGGTGAATGATGTGAGCCCTGAGGGGGTGTTAGATGTGCTGCAAACGCCTCATACTTATTAAATACAGGAGCCTAAAGCCTGAATCTGAtggtgaatgctgggagttgtagttcagtatcaGAACTAAAGTCAGGGGAGTGCAGAGCATTACTGTGACAATCTTGCCCTTCCTTCACTACTAACCTCACAACCCATTGCCCTAATCTGTCACTAGGGTTTcctactgaccttcctatatatttatctttattccctattaataacattgggatcactgaccttcctatatatttatctttattccctattaataacattgggatcactgaccttcctatatatttatctttattccctattaataacattgggatcactgaccttcctatatatttatctttattccctattaataacattgggatcactggccttcctatatatttatctttattccctattaataacattgggatcactgaccttcctatatatttatctttattccctattaataacattgggatcactgaccttcctatatatttatctttattccctattaataacattgggatcaaccatcatttttaccgaccagacCATGTGACAACCCTATCTGTTGCCTTTATTATTCCCCTTATTAAAGAATTGACCCCCTCGCTATTAACCCTCGTTGCGCTGGATACTAATCCCATGTACTGTCACATTAGTCTCGTATCTGTACCACTAGGAGCCGCTCTATGTACATTATACACAGGACCATACAATGTTTTCTTGAACCAACACATTTCCAGGCATAAGGCAGATGTAGTAGAGTCAGTGACCAAAGTAAagacgtggcccaggtgctccaggccctcagctcaggggagctGACAATCCGTATAGAAAAAGCATAAATGTTGGTGCCGGTCACACTGGCAGACTCGCGTATTGATCAGACCAcaaaaatagtaaattaaaaattgaagctttattatatagtcatctctcgcctgacgcgtttcatgtcactaggacacttaatcatacaATACAATGCTTTGCCTGCGCCATATTAGGGACAATAATATTCCATGTGTTTCATTGGTCCCTCCAGGTCGGGGAGATCTTTTCTGCTGCCGGAGCTGCATTCACTAAACTGGGAGAACTGACCATGCAACTCCATCCTGTGACTGATTCCTCCCCCGCTGGGTAACACTCTCCCCTTATAAACATCGTCTATAACTGAATATGAGGAACATCTCACATAAAcgacttgttacaggcccctcccacttacccatcattctgtgtgtgtgtgtcacatggtataagtgtatctgtgaggtgagacccacctagatatgaggaacatctcatataaacgacttgttacaggcccctcccacttacccatcattctgtgtgtgtgtgtcacatggtataagtgtatctgtgaggtgaAACCCAtctagatatgaggaacatctcatataaactacttgttacaggcccctcccacttacccatcattctgtgtgtgtgtcacatggtataagtgtatctgtgaggtgaAACCCACCTAGATAGgaggaacatctcatataaactacttgttacaggcccctcccacttacccatcattctgtgtgtgtgtcacatggtataagtgtatctgtgaggtgaGACCCACCTAGATTTGAGTaacatctcatataaactacttgttacaggcccctcccacttacccatcattctgtgtgtgtgtgtcacatggtataagtgtatctgtgaggtgagacccacctagatatgaggaacatctcatataaatacttgttacaggcccctcccacttacccatcattctgtgtgtgtgtgtcacatggtataagtgtatctgtgaggtgaAACCCACCTAGATAGgaggaacatctcatataaatacttgttacaggcccctcccacttacccatcattctgtgtgtgtgtcacatggtataagtgtatctgtgaggtgaaacccacctagatatgaggaacatctcatataaacgacttgttacaggcccctcccacttacccatcattctctgtgtgtgtcacatggtataagtgtatctgtgaggtaaaacccacctagatatgaggaacatctcatataaactacttgttacaggcccctcccacttacccatcattctctgtgtgtgtgtcacatggtataagtgtatctgtgaggtgaaacccacctagatatgagtaacatctcatataaactacttgttacaggcccctcccacttacccatcattctgtgtgtgtgtcacatggtataagtgtatctgtgaggtgaAACCCACCTAGATAGgaggaacatctcatataaatacttgttacaggcccctcccacttacccatcattctgtgtgtgtgtcacatggtataagtgtatctgtgaggtgaaacccacctagatatgaggaacatcgcatataaactacttgttacaggcccctcccacttacccatcattctgtgtgttCACGACCCCCCATTTCACCCGCACCCCATGTGTGACTCCTGGATTCCTGTTGTGTCTCCCCAGGGCCCGCTGGACAGACACAGAGATTCAGATGTTGCATTCGGCTGTGAAACGCTTCGGGGAGGACTTAAATCAGATCAGCTCAGTTATCAAGGAGAGGACAGTGTAAGGAAAGCCGTGTGACTTTCCAGAGAAAGGGGGAAaggcttaaagggcaaataaacccAAAACTACAATGTTGCCTAAATGTCACCTCCAAATAAATATTCACTGCACATTTTTGGGTTTACGTCCCCTTGAAGGGCAGCCTCGGTGGCTTGGCTGATAAACGCTCCACCGTCTGTAGGGAgaagagctgccatgttgctgtTTGTCCAGTGCTTATATCTACGGGACCAGGGCTGAGCTTCTGTTGGCCAGTTCTAGCCATGTGACGTCTGACAGACAGACAGCCATGTCCCTGTACACTGGTCTTTTCCTAGCAGACAGCTAGAGGTCAGCACATTAGAGGAGGACACAGGGTGTGTCATAGAGATGCTGTATGGCAGCTTCCACCATAACATTAATACTCTGGTTTTTGACTATAAATGGAATTTAATTAGCTAATGGAATTTCTTGTTGAAGCATTGATTGGGGGGTCAGGGCCCTGAAGTCCCTACTTCCTGTACCCCATTATTCCTTTGCCCCTTGTGTTTCTGCCCCCATCATTTCCTCCCCTATTCTCCTCTTATCTACTCTCTGCCTCCCCCTCACGCCCCCTTTCCTCCTCTCGCACCGCCAGGGCCCAGATCAAGTTCGCTGTGAAGAGGAAGATGTACGATGATAATGGCGTCCCCCTGTCCAGTGACTCCCCAAGGAAAGCGATAAAGAAAGCGTCGCCCGTCTCCTCTTCTGTGGCCCCCAACATGTCTGTATCGGCGCCGCAGGTCACAGGTAGCACCTCTCTCCCCGAGGGCTCGCAGGGTGCCATGAAGAAGCGCAAGTCATCAGGCGAG
Above is a genomic segment from Xenopus laevis strain J_2021 chromosome 3L, Xenopus_laevis_v10.1, whole genome shotgun sequence containing:
- the c17orf49.L gene encoding uncharacterized protein LOC496304 isoform X4 — its product is MTSASTKVGEIFSAAGAAFTKLGELTMQLHPVTDSSPAGARWTDTEIQMLHSAVKRFGEDLNQISSVIKERTVAQIKFAVKRKMYDDNGVPLSSDSPRKAIKKASPVSSSVAPNMSVSAPQVTGSTSLPEGSQGAMKKRKSSDVTLSALNDSDANSDLVDIEGLGDRSTVKKLNFDQV
- the c17orf49.L gene encoding uncharacterized protein LOC496304 isoform X3 → MTSASTKVGEIFSAAGAAFTKLGELTMQLHPVTDSSPAGARWTDTEIQMLHSAVKRFGEDLNQISSVIKERTVAQIKFAVKRKMYDDNGVPLSSDSPRKAIKKASPVSSSVAPNMSVSAPQVTGSTSLPEGSQGAMKKRKSSADVTLSALNDSDANSDLVDIEGLGDRSTVKKLNFDQV
- the c17orf49.L gene encoding uncharacterized protein LOC496304 isoform X2, with product MTSASTKVGEIFSAAGAAFTKLGELTMQLHPVTDSSPAGARWTDTEIQMLHSAVKRFGEDLNQISSVIKERTVAQIKFAVKRKMYDDNGVPLSSDSPRKAIKKASPVSSSVAPNMSVSAPQVTGSTSLPEGSQGAMKKRKSSDVTLSALNDSDANSDLVDIEGLGDRSTVKKLNFDQDSLNLDPSFIMNSGDLPLLSR
- the c17orf49.L gene encoding uncharacterized protein LOC496304 isoform X1 — its product is MTSASTKVGEIFSAAGAAFTKLGELTMQLHPVTDSSPAGARWTDTEIQMLHSAVKRFGEDLNQISSVIKERTVAQIKFAVKRKMYDDNGVPLSSDSPRKAIKKASPVSSSVAPNMSVSAPQVTGSTSLPEGSQGAMKKRKSSADVTLSALNDSDANSDLVDIEGLGDRSTVKKLNFDQDSLNLDPSFIMNSGDLPLLSR
- the c17orf49.L gene encoding uncharacterized protein LOC496304, coding for MTSASTKVGEIFSAAGAAFTKLGELTMQLHPVTDSSPAGAQIKFAVKRKMYDDNGVPLSSDSPRKAIKKASPVSSSVAPNMSVSAPQVTGSTSLPEGSQGAMKKRKSSDVTLSALNDSDANSDLVDIEGLGDRSTVKKLNFDQDSLNLDPSFIMNSGDLPLLSR
- the rnasek.L gene encoding ribonuclease kappa-B is translated as MVSLLCCGPKLAACGIVLSVWGVIMLVLLGVFFNVHSAVLIEDVPFTEADMFEDPNPPAKMYRLYEQVSYNCFIAAAIYIVLGGFSFCQVRLNKRKEYMVR
- the c17orf49.L gene encoding uncharacterized protein LOC496304 isoform X5, with product MTSASTKVGEIFSAAGAAFTKLGELTMQLHPVTDSSPAGAQIKFAVKRKMYDDNGVPLSSDSPRKAIKKASPVSSSVAPNMSVSAPQVTGSTSLPEGSQGAMKKRKSSADVTLSALNDSDANSDLVDIEGLGDRSTVKKLNFDQDSLNLDPSFIMNSGDLPLLSR